From Paenibacillus sp. V4I7, one genomic window encodes:
- the spoIIP gene encoding stage II sporulation protein P, with protein sequence MNWYSLYHKIKRFLCDIAINSRIFLFLSVFSFTLFIFLSISILLQSKVSRAPIASMHSLTSNASPAILYNLFSMEVPNLNRDEKKEVLSPTRIYNSLIQRAPKSNQDAPEKSNNAQDVHNDNSKLLVGENTSDIDYPSDINDVPADALKTKPSSPPETKSNDQQKEQTEPPSKEAMTSKSKAVLIYHTHNRESWLPELKGVKNPDFALDQNKNITLVGERIKQKLEKRGVATLHSDKDYPSSVKDFKYPSSYKYSKKTVQEAFSSHPNINYLFDIHRDSQKRSKTTKTINGKDYAQIYFVIGEKNPNWEKNLEFTKKIHDQLNAKYPGISKGIYQKNSNGNGEYNQSMNPNSTLIEIGGVENTLAESYRTADLLAEVVSNIYFDAVEGNTIVAKK encoded by the coding sequence ATGAATTGGTATAGCTTGTATCATAAAATAAAGCGATTTCTTTGTGACATAGCTATAAATTCCCGAATATTTTTATTTTTATCTGTATTTTCATTCACTCTTTTTATTTTCCTTAGCATTTCTATTCTACTACAAAGTAAAGTTTCTAGAGCACCAATTGCTAGTATGCATTCACTAACCTCGAATGCTTCTCCCGCTATCTTATATAATTTATTTTCGATGGAAGTTCCTAACTTAAATAGGGATGAAAAAAAGGAAGTTCTTTCTCCCACACGTATATACAATTCCTTAATACAAAGAGCTCCAAAAAGTAATCAGGATGCCCCTGAAAAATCAAATAATGCCCAAGATGTTCATAATGACAATTCAAAATTATTAGTTGGTGAAAACACATCTGATATTGATTACCCGTCGGATATTAACGATGTACCAGCCGATGCACTTAAAACGAAACCCTCATCCCCACCAGAGACAAAAAGTAACGATCAACAAAAAGAACAAACTGAGCCACCTAGTAAAGAAGCAATGACATCAAAAAGTAAAGCTGTACTCATTTACCACACCCATAACCGAGAGTCTTGGTTACCTGAACTAAAAGGGGTTAAAAACCCTGATTTTGCACTCGATCAGAATAAAAACATAACGCTTGTGGGGGAAAGAATTAAGCAAAAACTTGAAAAGCGTGGAGTAGCAACTTTACACTCTGATAAAGATTATCCTTCTTCAGTTAAAGATTTTAAGTACCCGAGTTCGTATAAATACTCTAAAAAAACCGTACAAGAAGCATTTAGTTCTCATCCAAACATCAATTATTTATTCGATATACATAGAGATTCACAGAAACGTTCAAAAACGACAAAAACGATTAATGGGAAAGATTACGCACAAATTTATTTTGTCATTGGTGAAAAGAATCCTAACTGGGAAAAAAACTTGGAATTTACGAAGAAGATCCATGATCAGTTAAATGCAAAATACCCAGGGATTTCGAAAGGGATTTATCAGAAAAACTCTAATGGCAATGGTGAGTACAACCAATCTATGAACCCGAATAGCACATTAATTGAAATAGGTGGAGTGGAAAATACATTAGCTGAATCTTACCGAACTGCCGACCTATTAGCGGAAGTAGTATCTAATATTTATTTTGACGCAGTAGAAGGAAATACAATCGTTGCAAAAAAGTAA
- a CDS encoding cupredoxin domain-containing protein, which translates to MTGSLIFIIEYSLLSFWIIAFIIRFRSRITCMVGMMSAMSLGMTIGLGAGTLIAALFPGHFFQACMISMLLAGMIGAMAGIPISTMAVLDGLLSGMMGGMMGAMLIAMLPAAYITPTLKIAGVFTACIIFILFIMLIGEVRDLGSTPRSRLFFLPQTMFAVDILLFISLFFSQPLPAHMDNMSPENHHHEKSNSNYTKELVIKATDFAFSPQHITISAHEYVKVTLVNSGKNEHDFEIEGANIHIHAMPRTEDSDVIRIDKPGIYKAVCTLPGHKESGMVITLTVTP; encoded by the coding sequence ATGACCGGTTCCTTAATATTTATAATTGAATATTCCTTGCTTTCCTTTTGGATTATAGCTTTCATTATTCGATTTAGATCCAGAATTACCTGCATGGTAGGTATGATGAGCGCCATGAGTCTTGGAATGACGATAGGTCTTGGAGCAGGTACACTAATTGCTGCATTATTTCCTGGACACTTTTTCCAAGCGTGCATGATCAGTATGTTACTTGCCGGAATGATTGGCGCTATGGCTGGAATTCCGATCAGCACCATGGCTGTACTTGATGGCTTGTTATCAGGCATGATGGGCGGAATGATGGGTGCCATGCTAATTGCAATGTTACCAGCTGCGTATATTACACCCACACTTAAAATTGCGGGGGTATTCACTGCATGTATTATTTTCATTCTGTTCATCATGTTAATTGGAGAAGTCAGAGATTTAGGTTCAACACCGCGATCACGATTATTCTTCTTACCACAAACGATGTTTGCAGTTGATATCTTATTGTTTATCTCCCTTTTCTTTTCCCAACCTCTCCCCGCCCATATGGATAATATGAGCCCAGAAAATCACCATCATGAAAAGTCAAATAGCAATTACACAAAAGAACTTGTTATCAAAGCTACTGATTTTGCATTTTCACCTCAACACATAACGATAAGTGCTCATGAATATGTAAAAGTTACTTTAGTAAATAGCGGGAAAAATGAGCATGATTTTGAAATTGAAGGAGCGAACATCCATATCCATGCAATGCCGAGAACAGAAGATAGCGATGTCATTCGTATTGATAAACCAGGCATCTATAAAGCTGTCTGCACGCTTCCGGGTCATAAGGAATCAGGAATGGTGATCACGCTTACTGTAACTCCCTAA
- a CDS encoding FixH family protein — MKKVAISILLTAALLTACGESGSSTDHSSHNETSGSTNNAAHGNTAGMDHSGKAKETDSKQEDVQAQFKLSTDKPQPNQETAITIKIQDKNGKPIDKLDTVHEKQMHLIIVSKDLSFFNHIHPENKGNGEFTVTTQFPTAGDYKVIADITPTGMGAMNKSQWFTIQGNVPAPKAIDPDATLTKVVDGKEVTLSIDHLMANKELNLNFNIKDAQTKQPVTDLQPYLGAVGHVVILTQDAENYLHVHPTEEKAKGPDAKFMTTFPQSGVYKIWGQFQQNGKVFTVPFVVKVP; from the coding sequence ATGAAAAAAGTAGCGATTTCAATTTTACTTACAGCTGCCCTCTTAACGGCATGCGGAGAATCAGGCAGTTCGACGGACCATTCTTCACATAATGAAACTTCAGGATCAACGAATAATGCTGCGCATGGTAATACAGCGGGAATGGATCATAGCGGGAAGGCAAAAGAAACTGACTCGAAGCAAGAAGATGTCCAGGCTCAGTTTAAGCTTTCTACCGATAAACCGCAGCCGAACCAAGAAACGGCGATTACGATTAAGATTCAGGACAAAAACGGCAAACCGATCGATAAGTTGGATACCGTCCATGAAAAACAGATGCACCTTATCATTGTAAGTAAGGATTTGTCATTCTTTAACCACATTCACCCTGAGAATAAAGGAAACGGCGAATTTACAGTTACGACTCAATTTCCAACAGCTGGCGATTACAAGGTGATTGCAGATATAACGCCAACCGGTATGGGGGCAATGAATAAGAGTCAGTGGTTTACAATCCAAGGAAACGTACCGGCACCAAAAGCTATTGATCCAGATGCAACACTAACCAAAGTGGTTGATGGAAAAGAAGTAACCCTTTCGATTGATCATCTAATGGCGAATAAGGAACTGAACTTGAACTTCAACATTAAAGATGCTCAGACGAAGCAGCCCGTAACAGACCTCCAGCCTTACCTAGGAGCTGTAGGACACGTCGTGATCTTAACCCAAGATGCAGAAAACTATCTCCACGTGCATCCGACAGAAGAAAAGGCAAAGGGACCTGATGCCAAATTTATGACAACATTCCCGCAAAGCGGCGTATATAAGATTTGGGGACAATTCCAGCAGAATGGTAAAGTATTTACTGTACCATTTGTTGTAAAAGTACCGTAA
- a CDS encoding cell wall metabolism sensor histidine kinase WalK, with amino-acid sequence MNSPAFDAHFEQALVQSVLWSAILGILLSVLLSLFVAKRITAPLIHMKKVAEQMANGELRARTTVKGNDEIADLGGSLNHLAEQLIHQEQLRKTMTADVAHELRTPLATLKSHMEAMIDGVWMPTPERLESCYEEIERLRFLVGDLEQLTEMESPHFKLKLQEENVSAIVHRNIEASRASFDQKGVNLLFEGLTKVEATLDRQRLGQIVVNLLTNALKFTPQGGKVSVEVKEEEHAVLISISDTGIGMNEDDLRFIFERFYRVEKSRDRKSGGSGIGLTIVKKLVEAHGGTIRMESQLGKGTSVEIHLPKT; translated from the coding sequence ATGAACTCTCCAGCATTTGATGCCCATTTTGAGCAGGCATTAGTACAGTCTGTTCTTTGGTCTGCCATCTTGGGTATTTTGCTCTCGGTTCTGTTAAGTCTTTTCGTCGCTAAGAGGATCACAGCCCCGCTGATACACATGAAAAAAGTCGCAGAGCAAATGGCAAATGGAGAGCTTAGAGCAAGAACGACAGTCAAAGGCAATGACGAGATCGCCGATCTTGGGGGCTCCCTTAATCATCTCGCCGAACAGCTCATCCACCAGGAGCAGTTACGCAAAACGATGACTGCTGATGTGGCGCATGAATTAAGAACGCCGCTTGCAACCCTTAAAAGCCACATGGAAGCGATGATTGACGGCGTTTGGATGCCAACTCCAGAGCGCCTTGAGTCTTGTTATGAGGAGATTGAACGTTTGCGGTTCCTTGTTGGTGATTTAGAGCAATTAACGGAAATGGAATCCCCACATTTCAAGCTGAAGCTGCAGGAAGAAAATGTTTCAGCAATTGTTCATCGTAATATCGAAGCAAGCCGGGCTTCTTTTGATCAAAAGGGAGTTAACCTTTTATTTGAAGGTTTAACAAAAGTTGAAGCTACCTTGGATAGGCAGCGTCTGGGTCAAATTGTGGTGAACCTTTTAACGAATGCGCTAAAGTTTACGCCTCAAGGGGGAAAAGTATCTGTTGAAGTGAAGGAAGAAGAACACGCGGTGCTTATTAGTATATCGGATACTGGGATTGGTATGAATGAAGATGATCTACGATTTATATTTGAACGTTTTTACCGTGTAGAAAAATCCCGCGATCGTAAATCAGGAGGGAGTGGGATTGGTTTAACGATTGTGAAAAAATTGGTGGAAGCCCATGGAGGAACCATTCGAATGGAAAGTCAGTTGGGTAAAGGAACATCTGTAGAGATACATTTACCTAAGACTTAG
- a CDS encoding response regulator transcription factor gives MKTILIVDDEEKIREVVASYLQNEGYATIQTGTGNKALELVRGGNVDLLILDLMLPDMSGEDVCRVIRQFSPVPVIMLTAKVSEDDRVQGLTLGADDYVVKPFSPRELTARVKAILRRTQDDTLLAEVISFHNDDLVIRPMKHEVYKIGNLISLTPNEYKLLLILAHHPNRTFTREELIEKLLGFDFEGDTRSIDQHVKNLRQKIESDPKKPKYIVTVFSVGYRFTGGESS, from the coding sequence ATGAAGACAATTTTAATCGTTGATGATGAAGAAAAGATTCGCGAAGTTGTTGCATCCTATTTGCAAAATGAAGGATATGCTACTATTCAAACCGGTACTGGGAACAAAGCACTTGAACTCGTTCGTGGCGGAAATGTTGATCTTCTTATTTTGGATCTGATGCTTCCGGACATGTCTGGGGAAGATGTATGCAGAGTGATACGGCAGTTTTCTCCTGTTCCTGTCATCATGCTAACAGCGAAAGTTTCTGAAGATGACCGCGTCCAAGGATTAACGCTTGGTGCCGATGATTATGTCGTGAAGCCATTTAGCCCACGTGAATTAACAGCAAGAGTAAAAGCCATTTTGCGTCGCACGCAAGATGATACGCTTCTTGCAGAAGTCATCTCGTTTCATAATGACGACCTTGTCATTCGGCCGATGAAACATGAAGTTTATAAAATTGGGAATCTGATTAGTCTGACACCAAACGAATATAAATTGCTACTGATTTTGGCGCATCATCCAAACCGAACCTTTACACGGGAGGAACTAATTGAAAAGTTGCTCGGGTTTGATTTTGAAGGTGATACTCGCTCGATCGATCAGCATGTCAAAAACCTCCGTCAAAAGATAGAATCAGATCCCAAAAAGCCTAAATACATCGTTACCGTCTTTTCCGTAGGCTACAGGTTTACTGGAGGCGAATCCTCATAA
- a CDS encoding nitrite reductase, whose product MQMMKFAVTPGFHTGGTLFKPEQLAVLGSIVGEDAKIELTTFKQLYVEMQEERMDEVKEKLSGIGLEIYPTGFVTKSLITCNFCRGAEDAGLEMAESLNKAISGIETPTPIRIGYAGCALGTSAPLLKDIGVVKMRDMFDIYVGGEPKSLKPSFAVLLMSEVQADRLIPIVRKLIHHYQQHGKMKEKFSKFINRVTIEALREAIVE is encoded by the coding sequence ATGCAGATGATGAAGTTTGCAGTTACCCCAGGGTTTCATACTGGGGGCACCTTATTTAAGCCAGAACAATTGGCTGTTCTTGGATCTATCGTCGGTGAGGATGCCAAAATAGAATTAACGACATTCAAACAATTGTATGTTGAAATGCAAGAAGAGAGAATGGATGAAGTGAAGGAAAAGTTGTCTGGCATCGGCTTAGAAATATATCCTACTGGCTTCGTGACCAAGAGCCTCATTACGTGTAACTTTTGCCGTGGAGCAGAAGATGCAGGGCTTGAAATGGCTGAATCGTTAAACAAAGCGATCTCTGGGATCGAAACGCCAACACCTATAAGAATCGGATATGCGGGTTGTGCGCTCGGAACGAGCGCACCGCTTTTGAAAGATATCGGTGTGGTCAAAATGAGAGATATGTTTGATATTTATGTCGGTGGCGAGCCCAAATCGTTAAAACCATCTTTTGCGGTCTTGCTAATGTCCGAAGTTCAAGCAGACAGGTTGATTCCGATAGTTCGAAAACTCATCCATCATTATCAGCAACATGGCAAAATGAAGGAAAAGTTTTCGAAATTTATCAATCGGGTAACAATCGAGGCATTGCGCGAGGCAATTGTAGAGTAA
- a CDS encoding heavy metal translocating P-type ATPase, producing the protein MAKPLEQQQASLQITGMTCAACANRIEKGLKKLDGVSDANVNFALEKASVTYNPSQISVSAMEEKILDLGYSTVKDAVDFNIVGMTCAACATRIEKGLNKMPGVSKATVNLALETAHVEYSAAEVSVSDIVNKVDQLGYKAVRKEEVAAEGDYKQKEIRHKKLQLAVSAILSLPLLWAMVSHFTFTSWIYLPEFLMNPWVQLVLATPVQFLIGWQFYVGAYKALRNKSANMDVLVSLGTSAAYFYSLYLTLQWVTSVDAHHHAPDMYYETSAILITLIILGKLFEVLAKGRTSEAIKKLMGLQAKTALVIRNGEEMAIPVEEVIIGDIVLVKPGEKIPVDGEVVDGLSAVDESMLTGESIPVEKKAGDAVIGATVNKNGSLRIKATRVGKETALAQIIKVVEEAQGSKAPIQRIADVISGIFVPIVVGIAVVTFLIWYIWVAPGEFATALEKAIAVLVIACPCALGLATPTSIMAGSGRAAEFGILFKGGEHLESMQKVQTIVLDKTGTVTKGKPELTDVQIENMDEKDTILRLIGSAEKQSEHPLAEAIVAGIVAKGILLTATEKFEAIPGYGIRAIVEGKEVLVGTRKLLQREAIDFGKADTAMEKLESEGKTAMLVAVDNKYAGMVAVADTIKDTSKEAVTRLKQMGIEVIMMTGDNKRTALAIAQQVGIDHVLAEVLPEGKAEEVKKLQEQGKIVAMVGDGINDAPALATADVGIAIGTGTDIAMEAADVTLMRGELTSITDAIYMSRKTMTNIKQNLFWALGYNTLGIPIAALGLLAPWVAGAAMALSSVSVVLNALRLQRVKL; encoded by the coding sequence ATGGCGAAACCATTAGAGCAGCAACAAGCGAGTTTGCAAATTACGGGCATGACATGTGCGGCCTGCGCGAACCGGATAGAAAAAGGATTGAAGAAATTAGACGGTGTATCAGATGCCAATGTTAATTTTGCCCTCGAGAAGGCATCAGTGACTTATAATCCGAGTCAAATCAGCGTATCTGCCATGGAAGAAAAAATACTGGATCTGGGTTACAGCACCGTAAAGGATGCCGTGGATTTTAATATCGTAGGTATGACATGCGCAGCGTGCGCCACACGTATTGAAAAAGGCTTAAATAAAATGCCAGGAGTTAGCAAAGCTACTGTTAACCTTGCATTAGAAACTGCCCATGTTGAGTATAGTGCTGCGGAAGTTTCGGTAAGCGATATAGTTAACAAGGTCGATCAACTCGGATACAAAGCCGTACGTAAAGAGGAAGTGGCAGCTGAAGGCGATTATAAGCAAAAAGAGATACGCCACAAGAAATTACAGTTAGCGGTATCGGCAATCCTTTCGTTACCACTTCTGTGGGCAATGGTGAGTCACTTTACGTTTACATCGTGGATCTACTTGCCCGAGTTCTTGATGAATCCTTGGGTGCAGCTCGTGCTTGCCACACCTGTACAGTTTCTTATCGGTTGGCAATTTTATGTAGGGGCATACAAAGCCCTTCGTAATAAAAGCGCCAATATGGATGTGCTTGTTTCTCTGGGAACATCAGCCGCGTACTTCTATAGTTTATACCTAACGCTGCAGTGGGTAACTTCAGTTGATGCCCATCACCATGCGCCTGATATGTATTATGAAACAAGCGCGATACTTATTACTTTGATTATTTTAGGTAAATTATTTGAAGTGTTGGCAAAAGGGAGAACTTCTGAAGCCATCAAGAAATTGATGGGGCTTCAAGCGAAAACAGCGTTAGTCATTCGAAATGGTGAAGAAATGGCTATACCAGTTGAAGAAGTTATCATTGGGGATATTGTTCTTGTAAAACCGGGTGAGAAAATTCCAGTCGATGGTGAAGTTGTAGATGGTTTGTCCGCTGTTGATGAATCCATGCTTACGGGGGAAAGTATCCCTGTTGAGAAAAAAGCCGGTGACGCCGTTATTGGCGCTACAGTTAATAAAAACGGCAGCTTAAGAATAAAAGCAACCCGTGTTGGGAAAGAGACAGCTCTTGCTCAAATTATCAAAGTTGTAGAAGAAGCCCAAGGATCAAAAGCGCCTATTCAGCGTATCGCTGACGTGATCTCGGGTATCTTTGTCCCGATTGTTGTAGGAATTGCTGTTGTAACATTTCTGATTTGGTATATCTGGGTTGCTCCTGGTGAGTTTGCAACTGCGCTGGAAAAGGCGATTGCAGTCCTTGTCATTGCTTGCCCTTGTGCTTTAGGACTTGCAACACCAACCTCTATTATGGCTGGATCCGGTCGCGCGGCGGAATTTGGGATCCTATTTAAGGGCGGGGAACATTTAGAATCGATGCAAAAAGTGCAAACCATCGTGCTTGATAAAACGGGTACGGTAACGAAAGGCAAACCGGAACTTACAGATGTTCAAATTGAAAACATGGATGAAAAAGATACAATTCTTAGACTAATCGGCTCTGCCGAAAAACAATCAGAGCATCCGCTTGCTGAGGCAATTGTTGCTGGGATTGTTGCTAAAGGTATCCTACTTACTGCTACTGAGAAGTTCGAAGCCATTCCCGGCTACGGAATTCGAGCCATCGTGGAAGGCAAGGAAGTGCTGGTTGGAACCCGTAAGCTCTTGCAGCGTGAAGCCATCGACTTTGGAAAAGCAGATACGGCTATGGAAAAGCTTGAATCCGAAGGTAAAACCGCTATGCTCGTAGCCGTGGATAACAAGTACGCAGGTATGGTAGCCGTAGCGGATACAATCAAAGACACATCGAAAGAAGCAGTCACTCGCTTAAAACAAATGGGCATCGAGGTCATCATGATGACAGGTGACAACAAACGGACGGCACTTGCAATAGCACAGCAAGTTGGCATCGATCATGTTCTTGCGGAAGTTCTTCCGGAAGGCAAAGCCGAAGAAGTGAAGAAACTTCAAGAACAAGGAAAGATAGTGGCCATGGTGGGTGATGGCATCAACGATGCTCCTGCTCTTGCGACTGCAGACGTCGGCATAGCTATCGGCACCGGCACTGATATTGCGATGGAAGCAGCGGACGTGACACTGATGCGCGGAGAACTTACAAGCATTACAGACGCCATTTATATGAGTCGTAAAACGATGACGAACATTAAACAGAACCTGTTTTGGGCACTCGGTTACAATACGCTCGGGATTCCGATTGCGGCTCTTGGACTTTTAGCACCATGGGTAGCCGGTGCTGCTATGGCACTAAGCTCGGTATCCGTTGTGCTAAACGCCTTACGCTTGCAACGAGTGAAGTTATAA
- the copZ gene encoding copper chaperone CopZ: protein MQTVTLKVEGMSCGHCVNSVEGAVKKLGASGKVDLNGGSVTVDFDESKVTLDAIKEAIEDQGYDVAK, encoded by the coding sequence ATGCAAACAGTTACACTTAAAGTTGAAGGTATGTCCTGCGGTCATTGCGTGAATTCCGTTGAAGGCGCAGTTAAGAAACTTGGTGCTTCCGGCAAAGTTGATTTGAATGGTGGATCCGTTACTGTAGATTTCGATGAGTCTAAAGTTACTTTGGACGCTATTAAAGAAGCAATCGAAGATCAAGGCTATGACGTTGCAAAATAA
- a CDS encoding metal-sensitive transcriptional regulator, with protein MEQHDKQELNEDGCHSGSDRKSHHSDKTKNNLISRLNRIEGQIRGVKGLIEKDTYCDDVLNQIAAVQSALNGVGKLLLEHHLNSCVIERIQEGDNEVIKELMVTMNKLMK; from the coding sequence ATGGAACAACATGATAAACAAGAATTAAATGAGGACGGTTGTCATTCGGGCAGTGATCGAAAAAGTCATCATTCTGATAAAACAAAAAACAATTTGATCTCTAGGCTCAATCGCATCGAAGGACAAATTCGAGGTGTTAAAGGTCTTATTGAGAAGGATACGTATTGTGATGATGTGTTAAATCAAATCGCCGCGGTTCAATCAGCTTTAAACGGTGTTGGGAAACTGCTTCTCGAGCATCATCTAAACAGCTGTGTGATCGAACGCATTCAAGAAGGCGATAATGAGGTTATTAAAGAGCTAATGGTTACCATGAATAAATTAATGAAATAA
- a CDS encoding MarR family winged helix-turn-helix transcriptional regulator, producing the protein MEINDILELRLNVQKFIRLFGLLEQTVTPCGFQLSVSQVYALQEVENSTLILGELADRLHLERSSVSRLVDGLVKGGFVRREINEQNRREMLISLTEKGERTIEQVRQQSIRFYQNVLQHMTKDDQQLFREGLHKFTAALLKNKGKQDEI; encoded by the coding sequence TTGGAAATAAACGATATTTTGGAACTTCGATTGAATGTACAAAAATTTATCAGGCTTTTTGGTTTATTAGAGCAAACCGTAACCCCATGTGGTTTTCAACTTTCAGTATCACAGGTATATGCTTTACAAGAAGTTGAGAACTCCACTCTAATACTTGGTGAATTAGCAGATAGGCTGCATCTAGAACGAAGTTCAGTAAGCCGACTTGTTGATGGGCTAGTAAAAGGAGGCTTCGTACGCCGGGAAATCAACGAACAAAACCGAAGAGAAATGTTAATTTCTCTTACAGAAAAAGGTGAACGGACAATTGAGCAGGTTCGTCAGCAGTCCATTCGATTTTATCAAAATGTTTTGCAACATATGACCAAAGATGATCAGCAACTGTTTCGCGAGGGACTTCATAAATTTACTGCTGCTTTATTAAAAAACAAGGGGAAACAGGATGAAATATAA